In Paenibacillus ihbetae, the following are encoded in one genomic region:
- a CDS encoding ring-cleaving dioxygenase: MEFKGIHHVSALTASASNNFDFYTEVMGMRLVKKTVNQDDVSVYHLFYGDEKGNPGTELTFFEIPMAGRTREGNNSISATSLRVPSDHALTYWAERLDRHGVEREDVKERAGRLTLAFRDFEGQRINLVSDENNEGVAGGRPWANGPVPPEYAIIGLGPVQLTVPNAQPTVQVLTELMGFRRKGQYASPVEGQPDIAVFETGEGGTGAEVHVEERTDLPRERLGRGGVHHVAFRVENEEELKAWIQQIGAVGFPNSGFVDRYYFRSLYFREPNGILFEVATDGPGFDTDEHIDHLGETLALPPFLEGKREAIEANLKPLNTKR; encoded by the coding sequence ATGGAGTTTAAAGGCATTCACCATGTTTCCGCACTGACCGCATCGGCTTCCAATAATTTTGATTTTTATACTGAAGTTATGGGAATGAGGCTCGTCAAGAAGACGGTCAATCAGGACGACGTGTCGGTATACCATTTATTTTACGGCGATGAGAAGGGGAATCCCGGAACAGAGCTTACCTTCTTCGAAATTCCGATGGCGGGGCGGACGCGTGAGGGAAACAACAGCATATCCGCCACTTCGCTGCGGGTGCCGAGCGATCATGCGCTGACCTACTGGGCGGAGCGTCTGGACCGGCACGGCGTTGAGCGCGAGGACGTGAAGGAACGCGCCGGGAGGCTTACCTTGGCGTTCAGGGACTTTGAGGGACAGCGGATCAACCTCGTGTCCGATGAGAATAACGAAGGCGTAGCCGGGGGCCGTCCGTGGGCAAATGGGCCGGTGCCGCCGGAATACGCGATTATCGGCCTGGGTCCCGTTCAGCTGACCGTGCCGAACGCGCAGCCAACGGTGCAGGTGCTCACGGAGCTGATGGGCTTCCGGCGCAAAGGCCAGTACGCTTCGCCGGTGGAGGGTCAGCCGGACATTGCCGTATTCGAGACCGGAGAAGGGGGGACCGGTGCCGAGGTTCATGTGGAAGAGCGGACCGACCTCCCTCGGGAGCGCCTCGGACGCGGGGGCGTTCACCACGTAGCCTTCCGGGTAGAGAATGAGGAGGAGCTGAAGGCATGGATTCAGCAGATCGGCGCCGTCGGATTCCCGAATTCGGGATTTGTCGACCGGTACTACTTCCGTTCCCTGTATTTCAGGGAGCCGAACGGCATATTGTTTGAGGTGGCCACCGACGGCCCGGGATTCGATACCGATGAGCATATCGACCACCTGGGGGAAACTCTCGCGCTGCCGCCGTTCCTCGAAGGGAAGCGTGAAGCCATCGAAGCGAATTTAAAGCCATTAAACACCAAACGGTAA
- a CDS encoding SDR family oxidoreductase: protein METLESKPLKGKVAVVAGSTRGAGRAIAVMLGAAGATVYCTGRSVRGQKSDINRPETIEDTADMVIERGGVGIPVKCDHTVEAQVKALFERVNDEQKGQLDILVNDVWGGEHLTHWNVPFWEQFLSDGMLMQERAVTSHLMTSYYGVPLMVQQGSGLVIEITDGSTYRYRGNLYYSLAKISGIHLAEAMAAELRPYNVTALSVTPGFLRSEQMLAHFGVSEDNWQDAVAKDPHFIESETPYLIGQAVAALAADPKVSEKSGRALTSWDLSDEYGFSDIDGRKPHWGNYAKKHGLPLP from the coding sequence ATGGAAACCTTGGAATCGAAGCCATTGAAGGGGAAGGTTGCGGTCGTAGCAGGCTCAACCCGGGGAGCGGGCCGGGCGATTGCGGTTATGCTCGGAGCAGCGGGAGCGACCGTCTATTGCACCGGCCGCAGCGTCCGCGGGCAAAAATCGGATATAAATCGTCCCGAGACCATTGAGGATACGGCGGACATGGTGATTGAGCGAGGTGGCGTCGGCATTCCGGTTAAATGCGACCATACGGTCGAGGCACAGGTGAAGGCCTTGTTTGAGCGCGTGAACGATGAACAAAAGGGGCAATTGGACATCCTTGTAAATGATGTATGGGGCGGCGAGCATTTGACGCATTGGAACGTTCCCTTCTGGGAGCAGTTCCTGTCGGATGGCATGCTTATGCAGGAACGGGCGGTTACCTCCCATCTCATGACCAGTTATTACGGCGTGCCGCTTATGGTCCAGCAAGGGAGCGGACTTGTCATTGAAATCACGGACGGCTCCACCTATCGTTACCGGGGCAATCTATATTACAGCCTTGCGAAAATATCGGGCATCCACCTGGCGGAAGCAATGGCGGCTGAGCTTCGGCCCTATAACGTGACCGCGTTGTCCGTTACGCCGGGGTTCCTCCGATCCGAGCAAATGCTTGCGCATTTCGGTGTCAGCGAGGACAATTGGCAGGATGCCGTGGCGAAAGATCCGCATTTCATTGAGTCGGAGACGCCCTACCTGATCGGACAGGCGGTGGCGGCGCTTGCCGCAGATCCGAAGGTGTCGGAGAAGAGCGGAAGAGCGCTGACCAGCTGGGATTTATCGGACGAATATGGCTTCTCCGATATCGATGGCCGCAAGCCCCACTGGGGGAACTATGCCAAGAAACACGGATTGCCCCTCCCCTAA
- a CDS encoding GlsB/YeaQ/YmgE family stress response membrane protein produces MSFLWSLIVGGIIGWIAGLIMGRDIPGGIIGNIIAGFVGAWLGGLLLGEWGPEMGGFFIVPALIGAVVLVFIVSLIMGSMRRNRS; encoded by the coding sequence ATGAGTTTTCTGTGGTCATTAATCGTAGGCGGTATTATCGGATGGATCGCGGGCTTGATTATGGGAAGAGACATCCCGGGCGGCATTATCGGTAACATCATCGCCGGGTTTGTCGGTGCATGGCTCGGCGGCCTGCTGCTGGGCGAGTGGGGGCCTGAAATGGGCGGCTTCTTCATCGTACCTGCATTGATCGGTGCCGTGGTGCTCGTCTTTATCGTCAGCCTGATCATGGGCTCGATGAGACGTAACCGTTCGTAA
- a CDS encoding response regulator, with the protein MGGSDGKFRVMLVDDEPMILRSLKAAIPWDELDLEVVGEAKSGDSALKLARDLSPHLVISDIRMPGMDGITLMKELKADQSRRLIIFISGYGEFEYAREALREGAFDYLLKPIDHEELTETIARAAKTLERQMADDRMLHSVKVLSLLARERMLTEFIEGSRSPLQHMQWLEDSELEDGYTMAVIQLDHYPRLNQQWSMDEKRLWLFAVRNVLEDWSLMNGGLTVFPFRSGEWVLLLPSLTRDRQEAIGRDLVGLIKRYTKLSCSVGFSGGMTGIDRLGVAYETAVRALYRRFYTGAEGVFPGGGESAAEQSGGLKYPKQLESLMVESIRTLNKERLLELLDETKAYIGEHAISRKMAERLLFELSVVLYRQFEHMKVTFEWSLEELLQQFQSSETLQELMDVMKSRFGQWMTDSRTGHSRDNIQAVIGKAKAYIAEHYQKDLSIEEVSELSDLSIGHFCTLFKQTTGYTFLEYLTECRIEKAKSILRNTQVKVYQVAPLVGYQDPRYFTQVFKKITGKTPSEYREEAATPM; encoded by the coding sequence GTGGGAGGGTCGGACGGAAAATTCAGAGTGATGCTGGTCGACGATGAACCGATGATACTGCGCAGCCTGAAGGCGGCGATTCCTTGGGATGAGCTCGACCTCGAGGTCGTTGGGGAAGCGAAGAGCGGTGACAGTGCGCTGAAGCTCGCGCGCGACCTTTCGCCGCATTTGGTCATCAGCGATATCCGCATGCCGGGCATGGACGGGATTACGCTGATGAAAGAGCTGAAGGCCGACCAATCCAGGCGCCTCATTATCTTCATCAGCGGTTACGGCGAGTTCGAATATGCAAGGGAAGCGCTCCGTGAGGGCGCCTTCGATTACTTGCTGAAGCCGATCGATCATGAGGAGCTGACCGAGACGATTGCCAGGGCCGCCAAGACGCTGGAGCGGCAAATGGCCGACGACCGGATGCTGCATTCGGTTAAGGTTCTGTCCTTGCTTGCCCGCGAGCGGATGCTGACGGAATTCATCGAGGGCAGCCGAAGCCCGCTCCAGCATATGCAGTGGCTCGAAGACAGCGAGCTCGAGGACGGGTATACGATGGCCGTGATTCAGCTGGATCACTATCCGCGACTGAACCAGCAGTGGTCCATGGACGAGAAGCGGCTGTGGCTGTTCGCCGTACGCAATGTGCTGGAGGATTGGTCGCTGATGAATGGAGGGCTTACGGTATTTCCGTTCCGCAGCGGGGAGTGGGTGCTGCTGCTCCCAAGCTTGACCCGCGACCGGCAGGAAGCAATCGGGCGCGATCTGGTCGGGCTGATCAAGCGATATACGAAGCTGTCCTGCTCCGTCGGCTTCAGCGGCGGCATGACCGGTATCGACCGGCTCGGCGTGGCGTACGAAACGGCGGTGAGGGCTTTGTACCGGCGTTTTTATACGGGAGCGGAGGGCGTGTTCCCGGGAGGAGGGGAATCCGCAGCGGAGCAGTCTGGCGGATTGAAATATCCCAAGCAGCTGGAGTCGCTCATGGTGGAAAGCATCCGTACGCTCAACAAGGAGCGTCTGCTTGAGCTCTTGGACGAAACCAAGGCGTATATCGGCGAGCATGCTATCAGCCGGAAAATGGCGGAGCGTCTGCTGTTTGAGCTGAGTGTCGTGCTGTATCGGCAATTCGAGCATATGAAGGTGACGTTCGAATGGTCTCTGGAGGAACTGCTGCAGCAGTTCCAATCATCCGAGACGCTGCAGGAGCTGATGGATGTCATGAAATCGCGTTTCGGCCAATGGATGACCGACAGCCGAACCGGCCACTCCCGGGACAACATCCAGGCCGTCATCGGCAAAGCCAAGGCGTACATTGCCGAGCATTACCAGAAGGATCTCAGCATCGAGGAAGTATCCGAGCTGTCCGATTTGAGCATCGGCCATTTTTGTACGCTGTTCAAGCAGACGACGGGATATACCTTCCTGGAGTATTTGACGGAGTGCCGGATCGAGAAGGCCAAGAGCATTCTGCGCAATACCCAAGTCAAGGTGTACCAGGTTGCGCCGCTTGTCGGTTATCAGGATCCGCGGTATTTTACGCAGGTGTTCAAGAAAATAACGGGTAAGACGCCTTCCGAATACCGGGAGGAGGCAGCAACGCCCATGTAG
- a CDS encoding helix-turn-helix transcriptional regulator, with product MRADRLLSIMLMLQNGGKKNTRYLAEQLEVSERTIIRDMESLSAAGIPVYAERGQAGGWMLEESYRTNLTGMTREELISLLISSHSPLIGDLEIGKQFDAAYQKLLASSPRSIRQDAEMIREKIHIDGVGWHAFKQSHPYLTVIQEALWENRKLRIHYMKGDEPVERIVHPLGLVAKRNTWYLAAETPEGLRTYRVSRIADALVLEDTFIRPEGFDLGRYWEESIASFKRNLPSYIARVEMTQSLIKRFERERYVKILSQEPSAKEGWIEADLELETLESASAFLLSCGAEIKVLAPQELRDHVGSAAKAICRLYE from the coding sequence ATGCGAGCAGACCGTCTGCTGTCGATCATGCTGATGCTACAGAACGGGGGTAAAAAGAATACGCGTTATCTGGCCGAGCAGCTGGAGGTTTCGGAGCGGACCATCATCCGCGATATGGAGAGCCTCAGCGCAGCCGGCATTCCGGTATACGCCGAGCGGGGCCAGGCTGGGGGCTGGATGCTCGAGGAAAGCTATCGGACGAATCTGACGGGGATGACGCGGGAGGAGCTGATCTCGCTTCTCATATCAAGCCACAGCCCGCTGATCGGCGATCTGGAGATCGGCAAGCAATTTGATGCCGCCTATCAGAAGCTGCTCGCATCTTCTCCGCGGTCCATTCGGCAGGACGCCGAGATGATTCGGGAGAAAATCCATATCGATGGCGTTGGCTGGCATGCCTTCAAGCAATCGCATCCGTACTTGACGGTCATTCAAGAGGCGCTGTGGGAGAACCGCAAGCTGCGGATTCATTATATGAAGGGAGACGAACCAGTGGAGCGCATCGTGCATCCGCTCGGCCTTGTCGCCAAACGAAACACCTGGTATCTTGCGGCCGAGACGCCAGAGGGACTCCGGACATACCGCGTCTCAAGAATTGCCGATGCCTTGGTGCTCGAGGATACCTTCATACGTCCGGAGGGCTTCGATCTCGGTCGTTACTGGGAAGAGTCGATCGCGAGCTTTAAGCGAAATTTACCCAGCTACATCGCACGGGTCGAGATGACGCAGTCCCTGATCAAGCGCTTCGAAAGGGAACGGTATGTCAAAATTCTCAGCCAGGAGCCCAGCGCCAAGGAAGGCTGGATCGAAGCCGATCTGGAGCTTGAAACGCTGGAATCCGCTTCGGCTTTCCTGTTAAGCTGCGGAGCGGAGATTAAAGTGCTTGCCCCTCAGGAGCTCCGTGACCATGTAGGCTCGGCCGCAAAAGCGATCTGCCGGCTGTATGAGTAG